A region from the Sporohalobacter salinus genome encodes:
- the lpxA gene encoding acyl-ACP--UDP-N-acetylglucosamine O-acyltransferase, producing MSNNIVHLNNIHETAIIYSGAEIAKDVEIGPYTIIGGNVKIDSGTEIGAHVVIEGQTRIGKDNKIFHGAVIGREPQDLKFEGEKGCVEIGNENTIREFATIHCGTEAGSGVTKIGDNNLIMAYCHVAHDCQLKNNITITNAVDFGEHVIVEDSVVITGLAEIYEFVKIGRMAMIGAHSKVTKDIPPYILVDGNPASVHGINVVGLRRNGVTPELRKEIKQAYKYLYRSDNNISQAIKKMDKELNKSSEIEHFLRFLRNTSREICR from the coding sequence AATATTGTGCATCTTAATAACATTCATGAGACAGCTATAATTTATTCAGGAGCTGAGATTGCTAAAGATGTAGAAATAGGCCCTTATACTATAATTGGAGGAAATGTTAAAATTGATTCTGGAACTGAGATAGGAGCTCATGTTGTAATTGAAGGGCAGACTAGAATAGGAAAGGATAATAAGATTTTTCATGGGGCTGTGATTGGAAGAGAACCTCAAGATTTAAAGTTTGAAGGTGAAAAAGGTTGTGTAGAAATTGGGAATGAAAATACAATTCGAGAATTTGCTACTATTCATTGTGGAACTGAAGCAGGTAGTGGAGTAACTAAGATAGGTGACAATAATTTGATTATGGCTTATTGTCATGTTGCCCATGATTGTCAATTAAAAAATAATATTACTATAACTAATGCTGTTGATTTTGGGGAGCATGTTATTGTTGAGGATTCAGTGGTTATTACTGGATTAGCTGAAATTTATGAATTTGTAAAAATTGGGAGAATGGCTATGATTGGGGCCCATTCCAAAGTAACGAAAGATATTCCACCATATATTTTAGTTGATGGGAATCCAGCATCAGTACATGGAATTAATGTGGTGGGGTTACGAAGAAATGGAGTCACACCTGAATTAAGAAAAGAGATTAAGCAGGCTTATAAATATTTATATCGCTCTGATAATAATATTTCTCAAGCTATTAAAAAAATGGATAAAGAATTAAATAAGAGTTCTGAAATTGAGCATTTTTTACGTTTTTTACGGAATACATCACGTGAAATATGTAGATGA
- a CDS encoding 4'-phosphopantetheinyl transferase family protein yields the protein MNKIFAVRLKKLNDSKFNKILPLISLEKQNKAKKFLKKKDAYRTIIGEILIRSLIYNEFKIKNQNIIFKKNDYGKPFLKDYPEFHFNVSHSGEWVVCAVSDRKIGIDIEKIDFIDFKIAQNFFTKEEYNNLMSKNKKDRLEYFYYLWTSKESYIKAVGKGLSISLDSFIIKENNKIWLKRHLEFSNFFLKNYNLNSDYKLTVCALNKSFANGVIIKEYEEIFNNLGGV from the coding sequence ATGAATAAAATATTTGCTGTTAGATTAAAAAAGTTGAATGATTCAAAGTTTAATAAAATATTACCCTTAATATCATTAGAAAAACAGAATAAAGCAAAAAAATTTTTAAAGAAGAAAGATGCTTATCGAACTATAATAGGGGAAATTTTAATTAGAAGTTTAATATATAATGAATTTAAAATAAAAAATCAAAATATAATATTTAAGAAAAATGATTATGGGAAACCCTTTTTAAAAGATTATCCTGAGTTTCATTTTAATGTATCCCATTCAGGAGAATGGGTAGTATGTGCAGTAAGTGATAGAAAAATTGGAATAGACATAGAAAAAATAGATTTTATTGATTTTAAGATAGCCCAAAATTTTTTTACTAAAGAAGAATATAATAATTTAATGTCAAAAAATAAGAAAGATAGATTAGAGTATTTTTATTATTTATGGACTTCAAAAGAAAGTTATATAAAAGCGGTGGGTAAAGGATTATCCATCTCATTAGATTCATTTATAATAAAAGAAAATAATAAAATTTGGTTAAAAAGACATCTTGAATTTAGTAATTTTTTCTTAAAAAATTATAATTTAAATTCTGATTATAAATTAACAGTATGTGCCTTAAACAAATCATTTGCTAATGGAGTTATTATAAAAGAATATGAAGAAATTTTTAATAATTTAGGTGGAGTTTAG
- a CDS encoding ribbon-helix-helix domain-containing protein, with translation MALKNRTKVTTTIKNELVDKLDVLNNKTRIPKSKLFDEALELLFKEHKEEFQD, from the coding sequence ATGGCTTTAAAAAATAGAACTAAAGTTACTACTACTATTAAAAATGAGTTAGTAGATAAGTTAGATGTTCTTAATAATAAAACTAGAATACCTAAATCTAAATTGTTTGACGAGGCATTAGAATTGCTTTTTAAAGAACATAAAGAAGAATTTCAAGATTAG